The Saccharomonospora glauca K62 genome has a segment encoding these proteins:
- a CDS encoding helix-turn-helix domain-containing protein, producing the protein MGENDIGRRIREVRAWRGLSLRATAELTGITHGYLGQIERGEKPVKNRQLLEALARTLRVSPVEFLADAYGPSVEPATEASTAMAELADLLGGWWVGEVPDAPPRPLAEVLADLRRFYRARNSPGPTMAGDYSTQLGTLSRLIRDLLAAAANPAHERRVLAPLLTAYHVAGSIAMRLRIPGMPSLAVDRMQQVADRLDDPVWQAVAAWARAQFLSGVNRARQYELAVAAADMAPADRPETRGMAHLTAAMAAAAQGNADLAETHLAEASAIAELVEPDVSPWPAGVMQFGRTNVGIFRVAVGVELGHGARVAEVAKDVRLETISRGRQAAFWLDYGRGLLTERATRDEGLSALLRAEQLAPQQVHTNAFAREAVAELLRSSRRDASGREVRGLAWRMGLAPTG; encoded by the coding sequence ATGGGCGAGAACGACATAGGTCGTCGTATCCGTGAGGTGAGGGCCTGGCGGGGGCTGAGCTTGCGCGCGACCGCCGAACTGACCGGCATCACCCACGGCTATCTCGGGCAGATCGAGCGCGGCGAGAAACCCGTGAAGAATCGACAGTTGCTCGAGGCATTGGCTCGGACGCTACGGGTCTCTCCCGTGGAGTTCCTAGCCGACGCCTACGGCCCTTCGGTCGAACCCGCCACGGAGGCGTCCACCGCCATGGCCGAGCTTGCCGATCTGCTCGGCGGTTGGTGGGTGGGCGAGGTGCCCGACGCACCGCCCCGGCCGCTCGCCGAGGTACTGGCCGACCTACGACGCTTCTACCGCGCACGAAACAGCCCCGGTCCGACGATGGCGGGCGACTACTCCACACAACTCGGCACGCTGTCGCGGCTGATCCGCGATCTGCTCGCCGCCGCAGCGAACCCGGCACACGAGCGTCGAGTGCTCGCGCCGTTGCTGACGGCGTATCACGTCGCGGGCAGCATCGCCATGCGCCTGCGTATCCCCGGCATGCCCTCTCTGGCCGTCGACCGCATGCAGCAAGTCGCCGACCGGCTCGACGATCCGGTGTGGCAGGCCGTCGCGGCGTGGGCTCGTGCTCAATTCCTTTCCGGCGTCAACCGGGCTCGTCAGTACGAGCTCGCTGTCGCCGCCGCGGACATGGCACCGGCCGACCGACCCGAGACCCGAGGCATGGCCCACTTGACCGCGGCGATGGCCGCAGCGGCGCAGGGGAACGCCGATCTCGCGGAAACACACCTCGCGGAAGCAAGCGCGATCGCCGAGCTCGTGGAACCGGACGTGAGTCCGTGGCCGGCCGGGGTGATGCAGTTCGGGCGGACCAATGTGGGCATCTTCCGCGTCGCGGTGGGTGTCGAGCTCGGTCACGGTGCTCGTGTCGCCGAGGTCGCCAAGGACGTTCGGCTCGAAACGATCTCGCGCGGTCGCCAAGCAGCCTTCTGGCTCGACTACGGGCGCGGATTGCTGACTGAGCGCGCCACACGTGACGAGGGGCTGTCCGCGCTGCTGCGGGCCGAACAACTCGCGCCCCAGCAGGTCCACACCAATGCGTTCGCCCGTGAAGCAGTCGCGGAGCTGCTGCGGTCCTCACGGCGTGATGCCAGCGGGCGAGAGGTTCGCGGCCTGGCATGGCGCATGGGATTGGCCCCGACCGGGTGA
- a CDS encoding helix-turn-helix domain-containing protein, with the protein MHVDELAGKPVGERIQAYRERRGMSRPVLAGLVGRSPDWLKKVERGHLLPPRLEMLVKLADALGLHDVTALTGDQAVTVSAVRREGHEAVPAIREAIEETILVVDREMHHDVTDLVDRAAYAWRVWHTSATPRADVGRVLPSLLRDARRAARVLTGPDRRTANTALVAAYALAEQALAWVSDSALLWMSADRCMTAAEQADDPVSLAAAAWVVGNVWRATGREEDALRLAVDAAAVLAPYLDGDDDTIRALWGACRLHAAITAARLGREGDAFRYLDDADTIVTRLPGSYAHPWTLFGRANTDLTGVSVAVDLRKSGTALDKADAVDPDVIPSRDRRARLWLETARAYAQRRDYTGALHTLQRATAASTESMRCHPLSRGLAAELVTSGGRLIQKEAQSLASQLGVLT; encoded by the coding sequence GTGCACGTCGACGAACTCGCCGGGAAACCCGTAGGAGAGCGCATCCAGGCGTACCGCGAACGACGCGGCATGTCCCGCCCCGTCCTCGCTGGTCTGGTTGGCCGTTCTCCCGACTGGCTCAAGAAGGTCGAGCGAGGTCACCTGCTACCGCCGCGGCTGGAGATGTTGGTGAAGTTGGCCGACGCGCTCGGCCTGCACGATGTCACCGCGCTCACCGGAGATCAGGCGGTCACGGTCAGCGCCGTCCGTCGGGAAGGCCACGAGGCTGTGCCCGCGATCCGGGAAGCAATCGAAGAGACCATCTTGGTGGTTGACCGGGAGATGCACCACGACGTGACGGATCTGGTCGACCGGGCCGCCTATGCCTGGCGGGTGTGGCACACCTCGGCCACGCCGCGCGCCGATGTCGGCCGCGTACTGCCGTCGCTGTTGCGGGATGCGCGCCGAGCCGCCCGTGTACTTACCGGCCCCGACCGTCGCACGGCGAATACCGCGCTCGTCGCCGCATACGCGCTGGCGGAGCAGGCGTTGGCGTGGGTGTCGGACTCGGCATTGCTGTGGATGTCCGCTGACCGGTGCATGACGGCCGCCGAGCAGGCCGACGACCCAGTGAGCCTCGCTGCCGCGGCATGGGTCGTGGGCAATGTGTGGAGAGCGACGGGCCGTGAGGAAGACGCGCTGCGGCTCGCGGTCGACGCGGCCGCCGTGCTCGCGCCGTATCTCGACGGCGATGACGACACCATCCGTGCCCTGTGGGGCGCGTGTCGGCTGCACGCGGCGATCACGGCCGCGCGACTCGGCCGGGAGGGGGACGCGTTCCGTTACCTCGACGACGCCGACACGATCGTGACACGACTCCCCGGCAGCTATGCGCACCCGTGGACGTTGTTCGGCCGAGCCAACACCGATCTGACCGGGGTGTCGGTCGCCGTCGACCTCCGCAAGAGCGGAACCGCGCTCGACAAGGCCGACGCCGTCGACCCGGACGTGATCCCGTCTCGGGATCGCCGGGCCCGGCTATGGCTGGAAACCGCCCGCGCGTACGCCCAGCGACGCGACTACACAGGCGCGCTGCACACCCTGCAACGCGCCACGGCGGCGAGCACGGAATCAATGCGCTGCCATCCACTGTCCCGTGGCCTGGCCGCCGAACTGGTCACCTCGGGCGGTCGGCTGATCCAGAAAGAAGCACAAAGCCTCGCGTCACAGCTCGGCGTCCTCACCTGA
- a CDS encoding helix-turn-helix domain-containing protein, protein MQEIGARIKALRGKLLTQKQLADAAGVSVDVIRKLEQGTRKTAAIGTLTKIARALDVSLPELLGQRTSVPTGEADGGVVALRQALSPIDDLIGDITGEPITLDDARRAVDYAWSAYWGGQYDHLATILPSTLPQLRATMHAASADQRSAAAELLARAYWVTGCTLVHLGQTDIAWQSIRLAHDTSGHGSDELLTATIRGSIAWQLLVQGRYDESHRVAVRTAETIEPRGDVPLPHLSAYGSLILTAATASGRARRVGEAQHLVGQAAAVAGRMGVDRHDYETYFGPSQVVMQTVDVCVVTEDYAGALDAAKRMPRGTALPLASRCRHLADQAFAHARLGHAQRAVDALLIAESMGPDWIRHQTLPRRIVGELLERDRQSRLRSLARRLSVTG, encoded by the coding sequence ATGCAGGAGATCGGCGCACGCATCAAGGCCCTACGCGGCAAGCTACTCACCCAAAAGCAACTCGCGGACGCTGCGGGCGTGTCGGTGGACGTGATTCGCAAGCTGGAACAGGGCACCCGTAAGACCGCCGCGATCGGCACGCTCACGAAGATCGCCCGCGCTCTCGACGTGTCCCTGCCCGAGCTTCTCGGACAGCGCACCTCCGTGCCCACCGGTGAAGCGGACGGCGGCGTGGTCGCACTTCGACAGGCCCTCTCTCCCATCGACGACCTCATCGGCGACATCACAGGTGAGCCCATCACGCTCGACGACGCGCGCCGCGCCGTCGACTACGCCTGGTCGGCGTACTGGGGTGGCCAGTACGACCACCTCGCCACCATCCTGCCGTCCACGTTGCCGCAGTTGCGAGCCACCATGCACGCTGCCAGTGCAGACCAGCGATCCGCCGCGGCTGAGTTGCTTGCTCGTGCCTACTGGGTCACCGGCTGCACCCTCGTCCATCTCGGCCAGACCGACATCGCCTGGCAGTCCATCCGTCTCGCCCACGACACCAGCGGTCACGGCTCCGACGAGCTTCTTACCGCTACCATCCGCGGGTCGATCGCGTGGCAGCTCCTCGTACAGGGCCGTTACGACGAGTCCCACCGCGTCGCTGTCCGCACTGCGGAGACGATCGAGCCCCGCGGGGATGTGCCGTTGCCGCACCTGTCCGCGTACGGCAGCCTCATCCTCACCGCGGCCACAGCGTCCGGCCGCGCGCGGCGGGTCGGCGAAGCTCAGCACCTTGTTGGCCAGGCCGCCGCCGTAGCAGGCCGCATGGGTGTGGACCGCCACGACTACGAAACCTACTTCGGCCCGTCTCAGGTTGTGATGCAGACCGTCGATGTCTGCGTGGTCACTGAGGACTACGCGGGCGCACTCGACGCCGCGAAACGGATGCCGCGTGGTACCGCACTGCCGTTGGCGTCCCGGTGTCGACACCTCGCCGACCAGGCATTCGCGCACGCCCGTCTTGGCCATGCCCAACGGGCCGTTGACGCGCTGCTCATCGCAGAATCGATGGGGCCCGACTGGATTCGACACCAGACACTGCCGCGCCGCATTGTTGGCGAGCTGCTGGAGCGTGACCGGCAGTCGCGTCTTCGGAGCCTCGCCCGCCGCCTCTCCGTCACCGGATAG
- a CDS encoding RING finger protein, translating into MIARDRELLTRLGQVNASIGEVVLALMAAQDGGELPANGLREVGQALRTLAEDMIARAAELDTTPPPRPGRCALCGTEPVACPHAEAWMVESRFCVDCIDHCLSDARHGHWCPVDAFAHAQETSFRGKARLDA; encoded by the coding sequence GTGATCGCCCGCGACCGTGAACTACTGACGCGACTGGGACAAGTGAACGCCAGCATCGGTGAGGTCGTGCTCGCGCTCATGGCCGCCCAGGACGGCGGCGAACTGCCCGCCAACGGGCTTCGCGAAGTCGGCCAGGCATTGCGAACTCTCGCCGAGGACATGATCGCCCGCGCCGCCGAACTCGACACCACCCCACCTCCACGTCCCGGCAGATGCGCCCTGTGCGGCACCGAGCCCGTCGCTTGTCCCCATGCTGAGGCGTGGATGGTCGAAAGCCGCTTCTGTGTCGACTGCATCGACCACTGCCTCAGCGATGCCCGCCACGGCCACTGGTGCCCCGTTGATGCCTTCGCCCACGCTCAGGAGACCTCTTTTCGAGGTAAGGCCCGTCTCGATGCATGA
- a CDS encoding exo-alpha-sialidase codes for MYRPVLPTLPFDFPAGHLAFPSICRLDDGRLLLVWRRGSDHYLARDGVIEAATSTDLGVTWSTPVTVLTDTADLRDPCVATIGGTVWLTYFKGTTASAADGAFVRRSDDRGATWGPEVRIDPDMHQAAICAPLVALPDGRLLAVYYGRQQGETVNSTWAAVSDDGRQWTSTRLVAGDTRAYPEPWAVVRDNTVTVLFRWGQSDGIGMVRSPDGGATWEQPSRMFDGTGRPSACWDDDRLVVVYRGEDGHATMRWLRGDVISAPRIVHRAAPGGMMTYAHPLWVDGWLLCPLATEDARGVESELRMTCLSTGGLTPLGWVPTGALAVLTDYDNVLAAEVFDRPDGPPPGWRTLRGSVTVRDGLLASTAADGVPDVAVLPTGSANVTVTADMRWTGMSGTGVVVRAVDPDNYLWFTAESGGTVLRLYKRQKGTATKLAGVYGDTAANVWHRYRVDIRGPLVRCFLDDELVIDHTLTDADQTTFGRAHLHGVVLNGPEGGTHTCRRITIHA; via the coding sequence ATGTACCGACCCGTGCTGCCCACCTTGCCCTTCGACTTCCCCGCCGGGCATCTGGCGTTTCCGTCCATCTGCCGATTGGATGACGGTCGCCTGTTGCTGGTGTGGCGCCGTGGCAGCGACCACTATCTCGCCCGCGACGGAGTGATCGAGGCCGCCACGTCCACCGACCTCGGTGTCACATGGTCAACACCGGTCACCGTGCTGACCGACACCGCGGACCTGCGGGACCCGTGCGTCGCGACCATCGGCGGCACCGTGTGGTTGACGTACTTCAAGGGCACCACAGCCTCGGCGGCCGATGGGGCGTTCGTGCGGCGCAGCGACGACCGGGGCGCCACGTGGGGCCCCGAGGTGCGCATCGACCCGGACATGCACCAGGCCGCGATCTGCGCGCCGCTGGTGGCCTTGCCGGACGGGCGGTTGCTGGCCGTCTACTACGGCCGACAGCAGGGGGAGACAGTCAACTCGACGTGGGCCGCCGTCAGCGACGACGGCCGGCAGTGGACGTCGACTCGGCTGGTGGCGGGGGACACCCGCGCCTACCCCGAACCGTGGGCGGTGGTCCGCGACAACACGGTGACCGTGCTGTTTCGATGGGGGCAGTCCGACGGCATCGGCATGGTCCGGTCCCCGGACGGTGGTGCCACGTGGGAGCAGCCGAGCCGGATGTTCGACGGCACCGGCCGACCATCGGCGTGCTGGGACGACGACCGGCTCGTCGTGGTCTACCGCGGCGAGGACGGGCACGCCACGATGCGCTGGCTACGCGGCGACGTGATCTCGGCGCCGAGGATCGTCCACCGCGCCGCGCCGGGCGGCATGATGACCTACGCCCACCCGCTGTGGGTGGACGGTTGGCTGCTCTGCCCACTGGCTACCGAGGACGCGCGCGGCGTGGAGTCGGAACTACGGATGACTTGTCTGTCCACCGGTGGCCTCACCCCGCTGGGCTGGGTTCCCACCGGCGCGCTCGCGGTGCTCACCGACTACGACAACGTCCTGGCCGCCGAGGTGTTCGACCGGCCCGACGGCCCGCCACCGGGCTGGCGGACGTTGCGGGGCTCCGTGACCGTGCGAGACGGGCTGCTGGCCTCCACCGCCGCCGACGGCGTTCCGGACGTGGCGGTGCTGCCCACCGGCTCCGCGAACGTTACCGTCACCGCCGATATGCGGTGGACGGGGATGTCCGGAACCGGCGTGGTGGTGCGGGCCGTCGACCCCGACAACTACCTGTGGTTCACCGCGGAGTCGGGCGGCACCGTGTTGCGCCTGTACAAGCGGCAGAAGGGCACCGCCACCAAACTCGCCGGCGTCTACGGCGACACCGCCGCGAACGTGTGGCACCGCTACCGCGTCGACATCCGGGGCCCGCTGGTGCGCTGCTTCCTCGACGACGAACTGGTCATCGACCACACCCTCACCGACGCCGACCAGACCACCTTCGGTCGGGCGCACCTGCACGGCGTGGTCCTCAACGGCCCCGAGGGCGGCACGCACACCTGCCGACGCATCACCATCCACGCATAG
- a CDS encoding FUSC family protein: MPRSVLLRDLPHTFRIRRTGPLLWPACRALLAMIVPLGVLLVLDRLDLVAAAVFGALTSVYSRNDPYRRQLRTLAAVGVGMVLAVTVGDLVAVTVGGSAAHVVVALLATALVGALATMACTAVGAGAPGGLMFAFATGACAHLPLSAGDLPAHLGIAVASAALAWTVSYAGARVRGLKPQREAVARALEATAAHLDSPAGLETRHRAAVAVDRAMNCVAEAGTRHRASAELVALTRAVATCESVLVEGEPHEPDPASLRRFAHAVRRGVPPHPTAEGEPTEPFPRALPESRGRTLRELGVAALRPGRHPSAWLLPYAARVGVAAFAAGVLTHLVGIGHAYWAAVSAVSVLQATSTSTSVPRMVQRVAGTVFGALLGLALLGAHPAAWAVVLLIALLQWGAEMTVTVNYAFGLFFATPVALLVSALGSSAPPHELVADRTGATLVGAAVAVLVARLAPKRAWLSRVELALSEVRRLAAAERPDPARLRAALLELHEAYDIAAGEVPAERLPTEELLTVSHHAYRVLDGREPALGG, from the coding sequence GTGCCACGAAGCGTGCTGCTCCGCGATCTCCCGCATACCTTCCGTATCCGCCGGACCGGCCCGTTGTTGTGGCCCGCCTGCCGGGCGCTACTCGCGATGATCGTCCCGCTCGGCGTCCTGCTCGTACTCGATCGACTCGACCTCGTGGCCGCCGCCGTGTTCGGCGCTCTCACCAGCGTCTACTCCCGCAACGACCCCTATCGGCGGCAGCTGCGCACGCTCGCGGCGGTGGGGGTCGGGATGGTGCTGGCCGTGACGGTCGGGGACCTCGTGGCCGTGACCGTGGGCGGTTCGGCCGCGCACGTCGTCGTCGCGCTCCTGGCCACCGCGTTGGTGGGAGCCCTGGCGACCATGGCCTGCACGGCGGTCGGGGCGGGAGCGCCGGGTGGGCTCATGTTCGCGTTCGCCACCGGCGCCTGCGCCCACCTGCCGCTGTCGGCGGGGGACCTTCCCGCCCACCTCGGCATCGCCGTGGCCAGCGCGGCCTTGGCGTGGACGGTCTCCTACGCGGGAGCGCGGGTCCGAGGACTGAAGCCCCAGCGGGAGGCCGTGGCGCGGGCGTTGGAGGCCACCGCCGCGCACCTGGACTCTCCCGCCGGCCTGGAGACCCGACACCGAGCCGCCGTGGCCGTGGACCGGGCCATGAATTGCGTGGCCGAAGCGGGCACACGGCATCGAGCAAGTGCCGAACTGGTCGCTCTGACGCGTGCCGTGGCCACGTGCGAGTCGGTGCTCGTCGAGGGCGAACCCCACGAACCGGACCCCGCTTCCCTGCGGCGCTTCGCACACGCTGTCCGCCGTGGCGTGCCGCCGCATCCCACGGCTGAGGGGGAGCCGACGGAGCCGTTTCCGCGAGCGCTTCCCGAGTCGCGCGGGCGGACGCTCCGGGAGCTGGGCGTCGCCGCTCTGCGCCCCGGCCGTCACCCGAGCGCCTGGTTGCTTCCCTACGCCGCCAGGGTCGGTGTCGCGGCCTTCGCCGCCGGGGTCCTGACCCACCTGGTGGGCATCGGACACGCCTACTGGGCGGCGGTCTCCGCGGTCTCGGTGCTCCAGGCCACCAGCACGTCCACGTCCGTGCCGCGCATGGTGCAGCGGGTTGCGGGCACAGTGTTCGGGGCACTGCTGGGACTTGCCCTGCTCGGCGCGCATCCCGCCGCCTGGGCCGTGGTGCTCCTGATCGCGCTGTTGCAGTGGGGCGCCGAGATGACGGTGACGGTCAACTACGCGTTCGGGCTGTTCTTCGCCACCCCCGTGGCCCTGCTGGTCAGCGCACTCGGATCGAGCGCGCCACCGCACGAGCTGGTGGCCGACAGGACGGGGGCGACGCTGGTGGGCGCGGCCGTCGCCGTGCTCGTGGCGCGGCTGGCGCCGAAGCGAGCGTGGCTGTCACGGGTGGAGCTGGCCCTGTCCGAGGTCCGCCGACTCGCCGCGGCCGAACGGCCCGACCCGGCAAGATTACGGGCGGCGTTGCTGGAGCTGCACGAGGCCTACGACATCGCGGCGGGAGAGGTCCCGGCCGAGCGGCTGCCGACCGAGGAGCTGCTCACCGTCTCCCACCACGCCTACCGGGTGTTGGACGGTCGCGAACCGGCTCTCGGCGGGTGA
- a CDS encoding MarR family winged helix-turn-helix transcriptional regulator has translation MNRTPDLIAAARQQWRDVHPDTDTSSMDIIGRILRAAAVLRRRLDTVLAEEGLNRAEFDLLCALRRSGGPVTVGRLGEQTVSSGAATTKRLHSLSERGLLRRTTHERDKRVAYVHLTDRGREVIDRAFHRNLAAERRLLELLADEHREELTRGLAALLGTLEGPLPVD, from the coding sequence ATGAACCGAACACCTGACCTCATCGCCGCGGCCAGGCAACAGTGGCGGGACGTCCACCCCGACACGGACACGAGCAGCATGGACATCATCGGCCGCATACTGCGAGCGGCGGCCGTCCTGCGCCGCAGGCTGGACACGGTGCTGGCCGAGGAGGGACTCAACCGGGCCGAGTTCGACCTGTTGTGCGCCCTCCGCCGCAGCGGTGGACCGGTGACGGTGGGCAGGCTGGGCGAGCAGACCGTGTCCTCCGGCGCGGCCACCACCAAGCGCCTGCACAGCCTCTCCGAGCGCGGCCTGCTGCGGCGCACGACTCACGAGCGGGACAAGCGCGTCGCCTACGTCCACCTCACCGACCGGGGGCGCGAAGTGATCGACCGGGCGTTTCACCGCAACCTCGCCGCCGAACGGCGACTGCTGGAGCTCCTGGCCGACGAGCACCGCGAGGAACTCACCCGGGGCCTCGCCGCGCTGTTGGGCACACTCGAAGGCCCACTCCCCGTGGACTGA
- a CDS encoding glycoside hydrolase family 25 protein, protein MPIFGIDISHHQGSFDVERAAREGIDFFIFKATEGSSFVDPRFAENVAKARRTGKPFAAYHYQRSGASAAAQVAHVRKVVSPTIPVIPDVEANSGSISLTRDIVARLRAAGYSVPLLYLPRWYWQQIGSPSLAGLPPLWSSRYPDNVIGDIRDEYADVPPHFWDGYGGLRVAVLQFTSSARVAGRAPIDGNAYRGTLAQLRALFRSSGAPATPQQEDTMPVKLSVGTHAQSFQIPEGAEKLAINCPHGELKVRALFFVGNRYPSGKEEDGLPKFDFRGNPVPEGGKTVHRLRPWRVDIPEGATNGALYYEYPKPDNRYEYSGSLDFVF, encoded by the coding sequence GTGCCCATATTCGGGATCGATATCTCACATCACCAGGGCAGCTTCGATGTGGAGCGCGCGGCTCGTGAGGGCATCGATTTCTTCATCTTCAAAGCCACAGAGGGGAGCAGCTTCGTCGATCCCCGATTCGCGGAGAACGTGGCGAAGGCGCGCAGGACCGGAAAACCCTTCGCCGCCTACCACTACCAGCGGTCGGGGGCGAGCGCGGCGGCTCAGGTGGCGCACGTCCGCAAGGTGGTGTCGCCGACGATCCCCGTGATCCCCGACGTCGAGGCGAACAGCGGGAGTATCTCGCTCACGCGCGACATCGTGGCGCGGCTACGTGCCGCGGGGTACTCGGTGCCCCTGCTGTACCTGCCGAGGTGGTACTGGCAGCAGATCGGCTCGCCGTCGCTGGCCGGGCTACCGCCGTTGTGGTCGTCGCGCTATCCCGACAACGTCATCGGAGACATCCGCGACGAGTACGCCGACGTGCCCCCTCACTTCTGGGACGGCTACGGCGGTCTGCGGGTCGCCGTGCTCCAGTTCACCAGTTCGGCCAGAGTGGCCGGACGTGCGCCCATCGACGGCAACGCCTACCGGGGCACGCTCGCCCAACTGCGTGCGCTCTTCCGCTCGTCGGGAGCCCCGGCGACCCCGCAACAGGAGGACACCATGCCTGTGAAGTTGAGCGTGGGCACCCATGCCCAGAGCTTCCAGATCCCCGAGGGAGCCGAAAAACTCGCCATCAACTGCCCGCACGGCGAACTCAAGGTGAGGGCGTTGTTCTTCGTGGGCAACCGGTATCCGAGCGGCAAGGAGGAGGACGGGCTGCCGAAGTTCGACTTCCGGGGCAATCCCGTGCCGGAGGGCGGCAAGACCGTGCACCGGCTGCGTCCGTGGCGAGTGGACATTCCGGAGGGTGCCACCAACGGCGCGCTGTACTACGAGTACCCCAAACCCGACAATCGCTACGAGTACTCCGGTTCCTTGGACTTCGTGTTCTGA
- a CDS encoding DUF5685 family protein has translation MFGIIRPCRHRLSAELHADWVAHLCGLCLTLRDQHGQLARAATNYDGIVISALVEAQTEHAAARRSAGPCPLRGMRRASVAEGAGSRLAASVSLVLASAKLRDHAEDGDGALRHSVLASLARSAAERWERRGGATAALVEFDTSVLTDAVAGQSEVERSLGPGSSVLMATEPTEIATAAAFAHTAVLAGRPANAEPLSEAGRFFGRVAHLLDAVEDLAADRASGAWNPLLATGTSLTEARRLCDDAVRGVRLALREVEFSRPALVHALLVHELHHAVSRTFGHAEHPPEANTPHSHQPPGWQPMPPGGQPPVPPGGQPPMPPGGQPPVPPGGQPPNESPEGVRDGDGGCCWVPKFRVPPRRRNWFVGCLVASYMCCTCQFCCRDPWPGPWSGEPGSACCDCCDCCDCCSCDC, from the coding sequence GTGTTTGGCATCATTCGCCCATGCCGGCATCGGTTGTCCGCCGAGTTGCACGCCGATTGGGTCGCCCATCTCTGCGGGCTGTGCCTGACTCTGCGAGACCAGCACGGCCAGCTCGCCCGCGCGGCCACGAACTACGACGGCATCGTCATCTCGGCACTCGTGGAAGCGCAGACGGAACACGCCGCCGCACGCCGTTCGGCGGGGCCGTGTCCGCTCCGCGGCATGCGGCGCGCGTCCGTGGCCGAGGGGGCGGGCAGCAGGCTCGCTGCCTCGGTGTCGCTTGTGCTGGCCTCGGCGAAACTGCGTGATCACGCCGAGGACGGCGATGGCGCGTTACGTCATTCCGTGCTCGCGTCCCTCGCGCGTTCGGCGGCCGAACGGTGGGAGAGGCGGGGCGGCGCGACGGCCGCCCTCGTGGAGTTCGACACCTCCGTCCTGACGGACGCGGTGGCGGGTCAGTCCGAGGTGGAGCGTTCGCTGGGGCCGGGGAGCTCCGTGCTGATGGCCACGGAACCCACCGAGATCGCGACGGCGGCCGCCTTCGCCCACACCGCCGTGCTCGCGGGGCGTCCGGCCAACGCGGAGCCGTTGAGCGAGGCGGGCCGCTTCTTCGGTCGCGTGGCGCATCTGCTCGACGCGGTGGAGGACCTCGCCGCCGACCGGGCGTCGGGAGCCTGGAACCCGCTTCTCGCCACCGGCACGTCGTTGACGGAGGCGCGCCGCCTGTGCGACGACGCCGTGCGCGGGGTGCGGTTGGCTCTGCGCGAGGTGGAGTTCTCGCGTCCGGCGCTGGTGCACGCGTTGTTGGTACACGAACTCCACCACGCCGTGAGCCGGACGTTCGGACACGCGGAACATCCGCCGGAGGCGAACACACCCCACTCCCACCAACCGCCGGGGTGGCAGCCGATGCCACCCGGAGGGCAGCCGCCGGTGCCGCCGGGAGGGCAACCGCCCATGCCTCCCGGAGGGCAGCCGCCGGTGCCGCCGGGAGGGCAGCCGCCCAATGAGTCTCCGGAGGGCGTCCGGGACGGCGACGGCGGATGCTGCTGGGTACCGAAGTTCCGGGTCCCGCCCAGAAGGCGCAACTGGTTCGTCGGATGCTTGGTCGCGTCCTACATGTGCTGCACCTGCCAGTTCTGCTGCCGGGACCCGTGGCCCGGCCCGTGGAGCGGTGAACCCGGTTCGGCCTGCTGCGACTGCTGCGACTGCTGTGACTGCTGCAGCTGCGATTGCTGA
- a CDS encoding universal stress protein, which translates to MRLRRVLAATDLSAGARLALGRAARLASAHDAQLTVLSVVPPSLEDEVSAFAAETLADHVAAHAMPEVDVVLRTGTVSDTILIEALDREVDLIVLGAHGERGFTGSLTGATTENVAHASHCPVLVVRTPVPDYRTVLLAVDDTTSARRAAQWGIDLTPSAVHVLAHVSVVIGEQLLRLSGLGDSDLERLREASTAEIRPRVEALAAELHPRPDAVVVGSGTPQRALPELVSHYRADLAVTGSGSSTRFERVLLGSVAQSVLRYAPSDVLVVRGSARRTEPRAL; encoded by the coding sequence GTGCGTCTGCGTCGAGTGCTGGCGGCGACCGACTTGTCTGCCGGGGCCAGGTTGGCGTTGGGCCGGGCGGCCCGGCTCGCTTCCGCGCACGACGCCCAGCTGACGGTGTTGTCGGTCGTGCCTCCGTCGTTGGAGGACGAGGTCTCTGCCTTCGCCGCCGAGACGCTCGCCGACCATGTCGCCGCTCATGCCATGCCCGAGGTCGACGTCGTGCTTCGCACCGGGACGGTGTCCGACACCATTCTCATCGAGGCCCTCGACCGGGAGGTCGACCTGATTGTGCTCGGTGCCCACGGTGAGCGTGGTTTCACGGGCAGTCTCACCGGCGCCACGACGGAGAACGTCGCCCACGCGAGTCACTGCCCCGTACTGGTCGTGCGGACCCCGGTCCCCGACTACCGAACTGTCCTGCTGGCCGTCGACGACACCACTTCGGCTCGCCGTGCGGCGCAGTGGGGAATCGATCTGACCCCGTCGGCCGTCCACGTGCTGGCGCACGTGAGCGTGGTGATCGGGGAACAACTGCTACGGTTGAGCGGGCTCGGCGACAGCGACCTCGAACGGCTGCGGGAGGCCAGTACCGCGGAGATCCGTCCTCGGGTCGAGGCTCTCGCCGCCGAACTGCACCCGCGACCCGACGCCGTGGTGGTCGGCTCGGGAACACCGCAGCGAGCTCTGCCGGAGTTGGTGTCGCACTACCGCGCCGATCTCGCGGTCACCGGCAGCGGATCGAGCACACGCTTCGAACGGGTCCTGTTGGGCAGCGTCGCGCAGAGCGTGCTCCGGTACGCGCCTTCCGATGTGTTGGTCGTTCGCGGGAGCGCACGTCGTACCGAACCCCGCGCGTTGTAG